Proteins from a genomic interval of Lacticaseibacillus pabuli:
- a CDS encoding GNAT family N-acetyltransferase — translation MKTAELMQAPAIARMQVDYSQEMAKLAPKRFRGLDKPDLQAVSKYIVQDDADILIATNAAGVPVAYCVLTTAAYKESPTVIPQSFAYLIDLYVKPEARKQGLASQLLKDAQNWSKQHHLDFLQLNVLTDNQAARKLYEAAGFKADYTSMHLDLH, via the coding sequence TTGAAAACAGCAGAACTCATGCAAGCCCCTGCGATTGCTCGAATGCAGGTTGACTACAGCCAAGAGATGGCCAAACTGGCGCCTAAGCGGTTTCGTGGCCTCGACAAACCAGACTTGCAGGCGGTCAGCAAATACATCGTGCAGGACGACGCAGACATCCTCATTGCCACAAACGCGGCCGGCGTTCCAGTTGCCTACTGTGTCCTCACAACCGCAGCATATAAGGAAAGCCCTACTGTGATTCCGCAGAGCTTCGCTTACCTCATTGACCTGTACGTGAAACCCGAGGCCCGCAAACAGGGTCTGGCTTCTCAGCTACTAAAGGATGCCCAAAACTGGTCAAAGCAGCATCATCTCGACTTCTTGCAGCTCAACGTGCTCACGGACAACCAGGCCGCTCGCAAACTTTACGAGGCAGCTGGCTTTAAAGCAGACTACACCAGTATGCACCTCGATTTGCATTAG
- a CDS encoding ECF transporter S component produces MNKRRSSAYQISVIGLLVALLLLQTFVPMFGYIRILPGVAITTMHLTVITAAIILGPKYGALMGFIWGCISLTVAWVMPNDPLSILLFRNPIIAIVPRVLCGLFAGLIAYGSFKTAVKRLPGWRMAIAGVGGALTNTIFVIAGAWLFYASSAAKLVGHGANTANLGFVMIALLGVNALTEAITAGVLTPLIGRALQSVRRK; encoded by the coding sequence ATGAACAAACGACGTTCATCTGCTTATCAAATTTCAGTAATTGGCTTGCTAGTGGCACTACTGTTATTGCAGACTTTTGTCCCGATGTTTGGCTACATCCGCATTTTGCCAGGTGTGGCGATCACGACCATGCACTTAACGGTAATCACGGCGGCCATTATCCTCGGCCCAAAATATGGGGCGTTGATGGGCTTCATCTGGGGTTGCATTAGCCTAACGGTCGCTTGGGTGATGCCAAATGATCCACTGAGCATTTTACTGTTCCGGAATCCCATCATTGCGATTGTGCCGCGGGTTCTTTGCGGACTCTTTGCAGGTCTGATTGCGTACGGTAGTTTTAAGACAGCGGTGAAACGACTGCCCGGTTGGCGGATGGCAATCGCGGGTGTAGGTGGGGCCTTAACCAACACAATCTTTGTGATTGCTGGTGCATGGTTATTTTACGCAAGCTCGGCCGCAAAGTTGGTTGGACATGGCGCTAACACCGCTAACTTGGGATTTGTGATGATTGCATTGCTTGGGGTTAATGCTTTAACTGAGGCAATTACTGCCGGTGTTTTGACACCTCTGATTGGGAGAGCGCTTCAAAGTGTCCGTCGTAAATAA
- a CDS encoding cold-shock protein: protein MEHGTVKWFNAEKGYGFITREDGSDVFVHFSAIQGDGYKTLEEGQAVTFDVEQSDRGPQAVNVNKD from the coding sequence ATGGAACACGGCACAGTTAAATGGTTTAACGCAGAAAAAGGTTACGGCTTCATCACTCGCGAAGATGGTAGCGATGTATTCGTACACTTCTCAGCTATCCAGGGCGACGGCTACAAGACCCTCGAAGAAGGTCAGGCTGTAACGTTCGATGTTGAACAGAGCGACCGCGGCCCTCAGGCTGTTAACGTAAACAAGGACTAA
- a CDS encoding APC family permease encodes MKAFWRRLTLKENPSVYEDKDSHLPRVLRVRDFLALGVGTIVSTSIFTLPGVVAADHAGPAVALSCLLASIVAGLVAFAYAEMSAAMPYAGSAYSWINVVFGEVFAWIAGWALLAEYFIAVAFVASGLSANLRGLLATFGIGIPNALANPLGSNGGIVDIFAVIVMILVAVLLSRGVSEAARVERFLVVLKVMAIIAFILIGLSAIHVQNYVPFIPPHQVLPSGKSFGGWSGVYTGVSMIFLAYIGFDSIAANAAEAKDPEHTMPRGIIGSLIIAVILFVSVSLVLVGMFNYKVYAGNAAPVGWALTHAGHPVAATVIESIAVLGMFTALIGMMMAGSRLLYSFGRDGMLPKGLGKLNKNKLPNNALALLTVIGVIIGSVFPFSFLTQLISAGTLIAFMFVTLGIYRLRPREGKDIINPAFKMPLYPFLPAAGFIGALIVFIGLDYQAKIYSGIWFIIGLIVYLLYGVRHSILGQRK; translated from the coding sequence ATGAAGGCATTTTGGCGCCGTTTGACGCTAAAGGAAAATCCTAGCGTGTACGAGGATAAGGATTCGCATTTACCACGCGTATTACGGGTGCGTGACTTTTTGGCTTTAGGCGTGGGGACAATTGTCTCCACATCCATTTTCACCCTGCCAGGGGTCGTCGCCGCGGATCACGCCGGCCCGGCTGTTGCCTTATCCTGTTTATTGGCATCCATCGTGGCCGGATTGGTGGCCTTTGCCTATGCCGAAATGTCGGCGGCAATGCCCTATGCAGGTTCCGCTTATTCATGGATCAACGTTGTGTTCGGTGAGGTCTTTGCCTGGATTGCTGGCTGGGCCTTGTTAGCCGAATATTTCATCGCGGTTGCCTTCGTCGCGTCGGGACTATCCGCCAACTTGCGCGGGCTTCTGGCGACCTTTGGCATTGGGATTCCTAACGCTTTAGCCAATCCCTTAGGCAGTAATGGTGGGATTGTCGATATATTTGCCGTGATTGTCATGATTCTGGTGGCCGTGCTCTTATCACGGGGAGTGTCTGAAGCAGCCCGGGTGGAACGTTTTCTAGTGGTTTTGAAGGTCATGGCGATTATCGCGTTCATCCTGATTGGCCTGTCTGCCATCCACGTCCAAAATTACGTGCCGTTCATTCCGCCACACCAAGTCCTGCCGAGTGGTAAGTCCTTTGGCGGCTGGTCTGGTGTGTACACCGGTGTCTCCATGATCTTCCTCGCGTACATTGGCTTTGATTCGATTGCCGCGAACGCTGCCGAAGCCAAGGACCCTGAACACACGATGCCGCGGGGAATCATCGGATCCCTGATTATTGCCGTGATCCTGTTTGTTTCAGTTTCCCTAGTATTGGTCGGGATGTTTAACTACAAGGTGTACGCGGGTAACGCTGCACCTGTTGGCTGGGCACTCACGCACGCGGGGCATCCAGTTGCCGCAACGGTCATTGAATCAATTGCGGTGCTCGGGATGTTTACTGCCCTCATCGGGATGATGATGGCGGGTTCACGCTTGCTCTACAGCTTCGGTCGTGATGGGATGTTGCCCAAGGGTTTGGGCAAGTTGAATAAGAACAAGCTGCCAAACAACGCGCTGGCCTTACTGACGGTCATCGGGGTGATTATTGGCTCTGTCTTTCCATTTAGTTTCCTGACCCAGCTGATTTCTGCCGGAACCCTGATTGCCTTCATGTTCGTGACCTTAGGAATTTACCGTTTGCGGCCGCGCGAAGGCAAGGACATCATTAACCCCGCTTTCAAGATGCCACTCTACCCATTTTTACCGGCGGCAGGGTTCATTGGCGCTCTGATTGTTTTTATCGGTTTGGATTACCAGGCCAAGATTTATTCAGGGATCTGGTTTATTATTGGGCTCATCGTGTACCTGCTGTACGGGGTTCGTCATTCTATCCTCGGCCAGCGCAAATGA
- a CDS encoding glycoside hydrolase family 73 protein gives MPYKRRRRRKLNIPAGVLALIAALVVGLVAVVGQYEHIQDAREASISESNAALLQRKQAFIHRLVPYAKTLYVNYGVLPSITISQAILESDWGNSKLASDYHNLFGVKASTAESGQELTTQEFVNGQWQTVTGRFRVYSDDYASMRDHALLLAHGTSWNHNQYATVIAARDYQTAARALQTSGYATDPGYTSKLIAIIQKYKLNQYDTKE, from the coding sequence ATGCCGTATAAACGTAGGCGTCGACGCAAATTAAATATTCCGGCGGGGGTACTCGCTCTCATCGCCGCCCTAGTAGTCGGCTTAGTGGCCGTTGTGGGGCAATACGAGCACATTCAGGACGCGCGTGAGGCATCCATTAGCGAAAGTAATGCGGCGTTATTGCAGCGTAAACAAGCGTTCATTCACCGTTTAGTACCGTATGCCAAGACCCTGTACGTAAATTACGGCGTGCTACCCAGCATTACGATATCCCAGGCGATTCTGGAGTCTGACTGGGGCAATAGTAAGCTTGCCAGTGACTATCACAACTTGTTTGGGGTGAAGGCGAGCACGGCCGAGAGTGGCCAGGAGCTGACGACCCAGGAATTTGTAAATGGGCAGTGGCAGACCGTGACCGGGCGCTTCCGAGTTTATTCGGACGACTATGCCTCGATGCGCGATCACGCATTGCTACTGGCACACGGGACGAGCTGGAACCATAATCAGTACGCGACGGTGATTGCCGCACGCGACTACCAGACCGCAGCGCGTGCATTGCAAACGTCTGGTTACGCTACGGATCCGGGCTACACCAGTAAACTCATTGCGATTATCCAAAAATACAAACTTAATCAATATGATACGAAAGAATGA
- a CDS encoding xanthine phosphoribosyltransferase — translation MKLLEDRIRKDGIVLGEDVLKVDSFLNHQVDPDLMMEMGKTFYEQFKNEKITKILTVESSGIAPAFATAAQFHVPLVFARKHKSLTLKDDMYTATVYSFTKQTSNTIAIAKKFLTSDDRVLIVDDFLANGQAVQGLTDIIKDAGATTVGAGIVIEKTFQKGRKMFDDQGVRVVSLARIAAFKNGQVVFADEQDA, via the coding sequence GTGAAGCTGCTTGAAGATCGGATTCGTAAGGACGGTATTGTATTAGGTGAGGACGTACTCAAGGTGGATAGTTTCCTGAATCATCAGGTTGATCCAGACCTCATGATGGAAATGGGTAAAACGTTCTACGAGCAGTTTAAGAATGAGAAGATTACCAAGATTCTGACGGTGGAGAGTTCAGGAATTGCACCCGCATTTGCAACGGCTGCGCAGTTCCACGTGCCATTAGTGTTTGCCCGCAAACACAAGTCCCTTACGCTGAAGGATGACATGTACACTGCGACGGTGTACTCATTTACCAAACAGACCAGCAACACGATTGCGATCGCTAAGAAGTTCTTGACCAGCGATGACCGTGTCCTGATTGTGGACGACTTTTTGGCCAATGGTCAGGCGGTTCAAGGCTTAACCGACATCATTAAGGACGCGGGTGCCACGACTGTCGGCGCTGGGATTGTCATTGAAAAGACCTTCCAAAAGGGCCGTAAGATGTTTGACGACCAGGGCGTTCGTGTCGTTTCGTTAGCCCGGATTGCCGCGTTTAAGAATGGCCAGGTCGTATTCGCTGACGAACAAGACGCATAG
- a CDS encoding nucleobase:cation symporter-2 family protein, with amino-acid sequence MDKRDNISEPKAAALGLQHLLAMYSGSVLVPILIATALKFNSEQMTYLVSIDIFMCGVATALQIFTNKVFGIGLPVILGCAVQSVAPLIMIGQKFDIQTMYGAIIAAGFFVFLISGAFAKLRRFFPPLVTGTLITVIGLSLIPVAFQNIGGGSTTAKSFGSLPNLLLGIITVLLILAINVWGRGFIRSIAILIGLVAGTVIGGFMHMVSLAPVAQASWFHVPTPFYFGTPHFEWSSILTMVLISLVSMVESTGVFFALGDIVGRKIGEDDLKKGYRAEGLAVMLGGVFNTFPYTTFSQNVGLVQLSGIKSRKPVMYSAGFLVLLGLLPKIGALATIIPTPVLGGAMLVMFGMVAVQGIRMLQQVDFNNDKNLLVAAISIGLGLGVTVQPEIVQFLPKNIQLFCSSGILMASLSAVILNILFNSRNPQPEMKSDAGLNEKD; translated from the coding sequence GTGGATAAGCGCGATAACATTTCCGAGCCCAAAGCGGCTGCACTCGGTCTGCAGCACCTACTCGCGATGTACTCTGGCTCCGTTCTGGTGCCTATTCTCATCGCGACGGCGCTGAAGTTTAACTCCGAGCAAATGACCTACCTCGTTTCCATTGATATCTTTATGTGTGGCGTTGCCACTGCGCTCCAAATTTTCACCAACAAGGTTTTCGGCATCGGCTTACCCGTCATTTTGGGGTGTGCGGTACAATCCGTCGCACCGCTCATCATGATTGGCCAAAAGTTTGATATTCAGACCATGTACGGTGCCATCATCGCGGCTGGCTTTTTCGTTTTCCTGATTTCAGGGGCGTTTGCCAAGCTGCGGCGGTTCTTCCCGCCACTCGTGACGGGGACACTCATCACGGTGATTGGGCTGTCACTCATTCCAGTGGCATTCCAAAACATTGGTGGTGGTAGCACGACCGCTAAAAGTTTTGGGAGTCTCCCAAACCTGCTCCTGGGCATCATCACGGTACTCTTAATCCTGGCGATTAACGTCTGGGGTCGCGGCTTCATTCGCTCGATTGCTATTTTAATTGGTTTAGTCGCCGGTACTGTGATTGGTGGGTTCATGCACATGGTCAGCTTGGCACCCGTTGCACAGGCCAGCTGGTTCCACGTACCCACGCCATTTTACTTTGGGACGCCACACTTCGAGTGGAGTTCCATCCTAACGATGGTGCTCATCTCGTTGGTGTCGATGGTCGAAAGTACGGGGGTGTTCTTTGCCCTCGGTGACATCGTCGGACGCAAGATCGGCGAGGATGACCTGAAGAAGGGGTACCGCGCTGAAGGCCTGGCTGTTATGTTGGGTGGGGTGTTCAACACTTTCCCATACACGACCTTTAGTCAGAATGTCGGTCTCGTGCAGCTGTCTGGCATCAAGAGCCGGAAGCCCGTGATGTATTCTGCCGGTTTTCTCGTGTTGCTGGGTCTGTTGCCTAAGATTGGGGCACTTGCCACAATCATCCCAACACCCGTCCTCGGTGGGGCAATGCTTGTCATGTTCGGCATGGTTGCCGTCCAGGGGATTCGGATGTTGCAGCAGGTCGACTTTAACAACGATAAGAACCTGCTCGTCGCCGCAATTTCAATTGGTCTAGGCTTAGGGGTTACGGTTCAGCCTGAAATCGTCCAGTTCCTGCCTAAGAACATTCAGCTATTTTGCTCATCAGGTATTCTGATGGCCAGTCTCTCTGCGGTCATCCTAAACATTTTGTTCAACTCGCGTAATCCGCAACCCGAAATGAAGAGTGACGCCGGATTAAACGAGAAGGACTAG
- a CDS encoding ATP-grasp domain-containing protein — MTKFIAPGSFVGIIGGGFAGYQLAMTARQMGMKTVILTSSVDDIAFKAADMKMVGSANDPKVLSEFKKHVDVMTYIDETVVGGEMLADAVPAAQLPSGTDILSFTQDRYLEKIFLEDLKMNVLPYTQVVSSDDVDKAIDSLGYPSVLKPLQKSLNDRHLLLETDADVWRAKGLMDSRPFIMESWLDHPRQLAIICVKSDDGLQVMPLIEIDEGIEGLNAAIEPAQVDGSVLVESLRVAETVGAKVDYLGVFAIEFFLTKEGTLYVKRVTPGPRMYGDVIGSVAPDDQYDLHLRAVLGWPVPTVPIDGSAILIPLRESQRDAVATQIQIKPKWRWRFFAAGPVFGELTVPGPLMDALSAISATQQFEINAQPQTYKSEDK; from the coding sequence GTGACCAAGTTCATTGCGCCAGGTAGTTTTGTCGGCATCATCGGCGGGGGCTTTGCGGGGTATCAGCTCGCGATGACCGCGCGCCAGATGGGCATGAAGACCGTGATTCTGACGTCGTCAGTCGACGACATCGCGTTTAAAGCAGCTGATATGAAGATGGTGGGTTCAGCAAATGATCCCAAGGTGTTGTCCGAGTTCAAGAAGCACGTGGACGTGATGACTTACATCGATGAAACGGTCGTCGGCGGCGAAATGCTGGCAGACGCCGTGCCCGCTGCGCAGTTGCCTAGTGGGACCGACATTCTGAGTTTTACCCAGGATCGATATCTCGAAAAAATCTTTTTGGAAGATCTCAAGATGAACGTCCTGCCATACACGCAGGTTGTTAGTTCTGATGACGTGGACAAGGCCATCGACAGTCTCGGGTACCCAAGTGTCCTCAAGCCCTTGCAAAAGAGTCTGAATGACCGACACCTACTTCTGGAGACAGATGCTGATGTTTGGCGGGCCAAGGGGTTGATGGATTCTCGGCCGTTCATCATGGAGTCTTGGCTGGATCACCCCCGTCAGCTCGCCATCATTTGTGTCAAGTCGGATGACGGACTCCAGGTCATGCCACTCATCGAAATCGATGAGGGTATTGAAGGGCTGAACGCCGCCATTGAGCCTGCGCAGGTGGACGGGTCTGTCCTCGTTGAATCGCTGCGCGTCGCCGAAACGGTGGGGGCAAAGGTTGATTATCTCGGCGTTTTTGCCATCGAATTCTTCCTGACCAAGGAGGGCACGCTGTACGTCAAACGGGTAACGCCAGGGCCACGCATGTACGGGGATGTCATCGGGAGTGTTGCTCCTGACGACCAATACGACCTGCACTTGCGCGCGGTCCTGGGCTGGCCGGTTCCGACCGTACCCATCGACGGGTCGGCTATCTTGATCCCGCTGCGCGAGAGCCAGCGGGATGCTGTGGCAACTCAGATTCAGATTAAGCCAAAGTGGCGCTGGCGTTTCTTTGCTGCCGGCCCCGTCTTTGGCGAACTAACGGTGCCAGGACCACTCATGGATGCCCTGAGCGCGATTTCAGCCACGCAGCAATTTGAAATAAACGCGCAGCCGCAAACCTACAAATCGGAGGATAAGTGA
- the purB gene encoding adenylosuccinate lyase codes for MISRYSRKQMADVWSLDNRYQAWLEVEILATEAHAKLGIVPEADAKALRQNAHVDADEVARIELETRHDVVAFTRALSESLGDEKKWVHFGLTSTDVVDTAQGYILKQANVILREDIEQMIKVLGDRALEFKDTVMMGRTHGVHAEPTTFGLVLASWYAEMKRNLARFNEAADEVEAGKISGAVGTFANTPPAVEEYVCEHLGLRAQDISTQILPRDLHARYIQTLALIASSIERFATNIRHMQRTEVHEVEEHFNKGQKGSSAMPHKRNPISSENVSGLARVIRGYQTPALEDINLWHERDISHSSAERIILPDATGLLDYILHRFTGIIHDLDVFPDRMMKNMNLTHGLIYSQRFMLKLIDEGGMSREAAYDLVQPMTAQAWDEGKDFRTLIEANPKVTAVLSPADIADAFDYHYHLRHVDDIFKRLGLE; via the coding sequence ATGATTTCCCGATATAGCCGCAAACAAATGGCCGACGTCTGGTCACTCGACAATCGTTACCAGGCTTGGCTCGAAGTTGAAATCCTAGCGACTGAGGCGCATGCCAAGTTAGGTATCGTCCCCGAAGCCGACGCTAAGGCGCTGCGTCAAAACGCACACGTCGATGCCGACGAGGTCGCTCGCATTGAGTTAGAGACCCGTCATGACGTGGTGGCCTTTACGCGGGCACTCTCAGAGTCACTCGGCGATGAGAAAAAGTGGGTCCACTTTGGTCTTACGAGCACTGACGTTGTTGATACCGCCCAGGGTTACATCCTGAAGCAGGCCAACGTCATCTTGCGCGAGGATATCGAGCAGATGATCAAAGTGCTTGGTGACCGGGCCCTTGAGTTCAAGGATACGGTGATGATGGGGCGGACGCACGGCGTTCACGCTGAACCCACCACCTTTGGCCTCGTTCTGGCCAGCTGGTACGCTGAAATGAAGCGTAACCTCGCGCGCTTTAACGAAGCCGCTGACGAGGTCGAGGCAGGCAAAATTTCTGGTGCGGTGGGGACGTTTGCGAACACCCCGCCAGCAGTCGAAGAATATGTTTGTGAACACCTTGGGCTGCGTGCGCAGGACATCTCCACTCAAATCTTGCCCCGCGACCTGCACGCCCGTTACATCCAAACCTTGGCACTCATTGCCAGCTCGATTGAGCGCTTTGCGACCAATATTCGCCACATGCAGCGGACTGAGGTACACGAGGTCGAAGAGCATTTCAACAAGGGCCAAAAGGGGTCATCCGCAATGCCGCACAAGCGCAACCCGATCAGCTCCGAAAATGTGTCCGGTTTGGCGCGAGTCATTCGTGGTTACCAGACGCCAGCGCTTGAGGACATTAACCTGTGGCACGAGCGAGACATCAGTCATTCCTCGGCCGAACGGATTATCCTGCCTGACGCAACGGGTTTGCTGGATTACATCCTGCACCGGTTCACTGGCATTATTCACGACCTGGATGTTTTCCCAGACCGCATGATGAAGAACATGAACTTAACGCACGGTTTGATTTACAGCCAGCGCTTTATGCTCAAACTCATTGATGAGGGCGGCATGTCGCGTGAAGCCGCCTACGATCTGGTGCAGCCAATGACCGCCCAGGCCTGGGATGAAGGCAAGGACTTCCGGACGCTGATTGAAGCCAATCCTAAAGTTACGGCCGTTTTGTCACCGGCTGATATTGCCGATGCCTTTGATTACCATTACCACTTGCGTCACGTCGACGACATCTTCAAGCGACTCGGCCTGGAATAA
- the pcrA gene encoding DNA helicase PcrA produces MAGQVLLKGMNDKQSEAVLATEGPVLIMAGAGSGKTRVLTHRVAYLIQERGVNPWNILAITFTNKAAREMRERVGTLLDEEEARDVWVSTFHALCMRILRRDIVKLGYNQAFSITDTSAQLTLVKQVLRSQNLDPKTYDPKAILGSISSAKNELQTVDDYTKNANGPFEKVVAQVYKEYQKRLHSNSALDFDDLIMLTIQLFKQEPDILAFYQRKFKYIHVDEYQDTNEAQYELVAMLADGYHNLCVVGDADQSIYGWRGANMQNILDFKKDYPDAQVILLEQNYRSTQTILDAANEVIKNNAARQDKNLWTENGQGKKIGYYRAQSDRDEAYFIIREIEKLTREENYHFGDFAILYRTNAQSRSVEEAFLKSSIPYKIVGGHKFYDRKEIRDALGYLSLTVNPADDIAFQRVVNEPKRGIGASTIEKLTAFAADHNWSLLESAENIELSSIGARARTKLAEFADIMEGLRKKKLTGTVTDLMTAIMEDTGYIDALRAEHNLEADSRIDNLQELLTVTQNFDSSYEPEDEESDIFVDFLGELALLSDADDEPEEPQEVTLMTLHAAKGLEFPVVFLIGMEENLFPLSRAAMDETQLEEERRLAYVGITRAKKRLFLTNAYSRMFHGQHQNNPASRFVGEIDPDLIDVMNADEAKTSNIPFINAQKYGRQSSDYGRSNSGESRYGQHGSSASARTERRHAAATASSVVEPQVSDAVKVDWQVGDKAEHRKWGVGTVVKVEGTGEDKELDVAFPEQGIKRLLAAFAPLKRVEK; encoded by the coding sequence ATGGCCGGACAAGTATTACTTAAGGGAATGAACGACAAGCAAAGTGAGGCGGTGCTCGCCACTGAAGGGCCCGTGCTCATCATGGCGGGTGCCGGTTCGGGTAAGACCCGAGTGCTCACACACCGGGTTGCCTACCTGATTCAGGAGCGTGGGGTCAATCCCTGGAATATCCTGGCGATTACGTTCACCAACAAGGCCGCACGCGAAATGCGGGAACGGGTCGGGACGCTGCTCGACGAAGAAGAGGCACGCGACGTGTGGGTCTCGACCTTCCATGCCCTTTGCATGCGCATTTTGCGGCGGGACATCGTGAAATTAGGCTATAATCAGGCCTTTTCCATTACGGATACCTCCGCACAACTCACCTTGGTCAAACAGGTATTGCGCAGTCAAAACCTGGATCCGAAAACCTATGATCCCAAGGCCATCCTCGGGAGTATTTCGAGTGCCAAAAACGAACTGCAGACGGTCGATGATTACACCAAGAACGCGAATGGTCCGTTCGAAAAGGTCGTCGCGCAGGTTTACAAGGAATATCAGAAGCGCCTGCACAGCAACTCGGCCCTCGACTTTGACGATCTGATCATGCTGACCATTCAGCTTTTTAAACAGGAACCCGATATCTTGGCCTTTTACCAGCGCAAGTTTAAGTACATTCACGTTGACGAATACCAAGATACCAACGAGGCCCAGTACGAACTAGTCGCGATGCTTGCGGACGGGTACCACAATCTCTGTGTTGTTGGGGATGCTGACCAAAGTATTTACGGCTGGCGTGGGGCGAACATGCAGAACATCCTTGATTTCAAGAAGGATTACCCAGACGCCCAAGTCATTTTGCTCGAACAAAACTACCGGTCCACGCAGACCATTTTGGATGCGGCGAACGAAGTCATTAAGAACAACGCCGCGCGCCAGGATAAAAACCTGTGGACGGAAAATGGTCAGGGTAAGAAGATTGGCTATTACCGCGCCCAGAGTGATCGCGATGAGGCCTACTTCATCATCCGGGAGATTGAAAAACTGACCCGTGAGGAAAACTACCATTTCGGTGATTTTGCCATCCTGTACCGAACCAACGCGCAGTCACGTAGCGTCGAAGAAGCGTTTCTCAAGAGCTCGATTCCCTACAAGATTGTCGGTGGCCACAAGTTCTACGATCGCAAGGAAATTCGTGACGCGCTGGGCTACCTCAGTTTGACCGTGAACCCAGCGGATGACATTGCCTTCCAGCGGGTGGTGAACGAACCTAAGCGCGGAATCGGTGCTAGCACGATTGAAAAGCTGACGGCGTTTGCGGCTGATCACAATTGGTCCTTGCTGGAGTCTGCAGAAAACATTGAACTCAGCAGTATTGGCGCCCGGGCCCGGACCAAGTTGGCCGAGTTTGCGGACATCATGGAAGGACTGCGCAAGAAGAAGCTGACCGGCACGGTGACGGACCTGATGACCGCCATCATGGAAGACACTGGCTATATTGATGCCTTGCGTGCTGAACACAACCTGGAGGCTGATTCTCGCATTGATAACCTCCAGGAACTGCTGACGGTGACGCAGAACTTTGATTCCAGTTACGAGCCTGAGGACGAGGAATCAGACATTTTCGTGGATTTCCTCGGTGAATTGGCGCTGTTGTCTGACGCGGATGATGAACCTGAAGAACCACAGGAAGTTACCCTGATGACGCTTCACGCTGCTAAGGGACTCGAATTTCCAGTCGTGTTCTTGATCGGGATGGAAGAGAACCTCTTCCCGCTGTCCCGTGCCGCGATGGACGAGACCCAGCTCGAGGAAGAGCGGCGGCTGGCATACGTGGGCATTACCCGTGCCAAGAAGCGCTTGTTCCTGACCAACGCCTATTCACGCATGTTCCATGGCCAGCATCAAAACAACCCAGCCAGCCGTTTTGTCGGCGAAATTGACCCAGATCTGATTGACGTCATGAACGCGGACGAAGCAAAAACAAGTAACATTCCGTTCATCAACGCGCAGAAGTATGGCCGTCAGAGTAGCGACTATGGCCGCAGTAACAGTGGTGAATCCCGCTATGGCCAGCATGGTTCCTCCGCTTCGGCACGCACAGAACGGCGGCATGCGGCGGCAACTGCTAGCAGCGTCGTTGAACCCCAAGTGTCGGATGCCGTTAAGGTGGACTGGCAGGTCGGCGATAAGGCCGAACACCGTAAGTGGGGTGTCGGAACCGTCGTTAAGGTCGAGGGCACCGGCGAAGACAAGGAACTGGACGTTGCGTTCCCAGAGCAGGGCATCAAGCGACTGCTTGCCGCCTTTGCCCCTCTGAAACGGGTTGAAAAGTAG